A DNA window from Mycobacterium sp. IDR2000157661 contains the following coding sequences:
- the otsB gene encoding trehalose-phosphatase gives MIDPRLHDAVLFSLGGALTDTASTVALARKLADAGVATAVYSTGRDCEQKLAKAGLGDLFTVSVDGVVAEALGLPPPPDPAVLLEPGARLGAAPARTVVIDEAAAGVQAGRLGGFALVIGVDRATDAEDLLNGGADAVVSDLIEITVRTGDRRMSHLPNALDSYGQMIGAIDGRRPFICLDYDGTLSEIVDDPDRATLVNGAAEALAELAEQCPVAILSGRDLADIRTRIAIPGIWYAGSHGFEVIGPDGTEYHNDDAAVAVPALQCAADALRDVFDAIAGVRVEHKRYAVAVHYRNADPDRTTEIIAGTREYADRLNLRMTAGRKVVELRPDIDWDKGSALKWIQNRLPREGRSIAIYIGDDLTDEDAFDALRAGGVGIAVRHDEDLDRPTAARFTLADPGQVREFLHRGAGWLARQHAASQVAWTYTFEGYDPQSEKLREALCTVGNGYFATRGAGPESKPGQVHYPGTYAAGVYNRLDDVISGRRVEHESLVNLPNWLPLTFRVDGGTWFDVDAVTLLSYRQTLDLHGGVLTRALRFSDEAGRITSVTQNRLVSMNQPHIAALETSVVAENWSGRMEFRSTLDGEVCNGGVERYSGLASNHLESLQMSELTENSVVMTVRTRQSQIPVALAARTTVWQGQNAATAKYRLVETEFEIGHEIFVDVTQDRPVTVEKVVTLVTGRDVATSEPGAGAGRRLTRQGRFAEIRDAHTLAWTHIWERLSIEIDGHPEELRILRLHLLHLMQTVSSHSEDLDIGVPARGLHGEAYRGHVFWDELFIFPVLNLRFPTITRALLRYRYRRLIEARRAATLAGYDGAMFPWQSGSDGREESPSVHLNPRSGRWNPDASHLAHHIGIAVAYNVWHYYQVTGDLAYLIDYGAELLVEIARFWVSRTTYDELNDRYRILGVIGPDEFHSGYPDRPFTGVDNNAYTNVMAVWVILRAVDALQEMPLPNRLDLREKLGVTEDELQRWDHVSRRMFVPFHDGLISQFEGYDQLAELDWESYRARYGNIQRLDRILEAEGDDVNRYRASKQADALMLLYLLSADELRELLARLAYNFAPQKIPEMVDYYMARNSHGSTLSTVVHSWVLARANRDRAMEFFGDVLKSDIDDIQGGTTSEGVHLAAMAGSVDLVQRCFTGLELRGNRIVLSPHWPEAMGALGFPIHYRGHHLHVRVSGRGAEVSVGPQEVPPIIIECHGRVQRLEPGTVIRFPNNDPEAQAAVGNPATGAMENAVP, from the coding sequence ATGATTGATCCACGACTGCACGACGCTGTCCTGTTCAGCCTCGGCGGCGCCTTGACCGATACCGCCTCGACGGTCGCGCTGGCACGCAAGCTCGCCGACGCGGGCGTGGCCACCGCGGTCTACTCGACGGGGCGCGACTGCGAACAGAAGCTGGCCAAGGCCGGCCTGGGGGATCTGTTCACCGTAAGCGTCGACGGGGTGGTCGCCGAAGCTCTGGGCTTACCCCCGCCGCCCGATCCGGCGGTCCTGCTCGAACCCGGCGCCAGACTTGGTGCGGCGCCCGCGCGCACGGTCGTCATCGACGAAGCCGCGGCGGGCGTGCAGGCCGGTCGTCTCGGCGGCTTCGCCCTCGTCATCGGCGTCGATCGGGCCACCGACGCAGAGGATCTGCTCAACGGCGGTGCCGACGCCGTGGTCTCGGACCTCATCGAGATCACCGTGCGGACGGGGGACCGGCGCATGTCCCATTTACCCAATGCCCTCGACTCCTACGGGCAGATGATCGGGGCCATCGACGGCAGGCGGCCGTTCATCTGCCTGGACTACGACGGCACCCTCTCCGAGATCGTTGATGATCCCGACCGAGCTACGCTCGTCAACGGTGCGGCCGAGGCGTTGGCCGAACTCGCCGAGCAGTGTCCGGTGGCCATTCTCAGCGGCCGCGACCTCGCCGACATCCGCACCCGAATCGCGATACCGGGCATCTGGTACGCGGGCAGTCACGGCTTCGAGGTCATCGGTCCGGACGGAACCGAGTACCACAACGACGACGCCGCGGTGGCCGTGCCCGCTCTGCAGTGTGCCGCAGACGCGTTGCGCGACGTTTTCGACGCCATCGCCGGCGTCCGGGTCGAGCACAAACGCTACGCAGTCGCGGTGCACTATCGGAATGCAGACCCCGACCGGACCACCGAGATCATCGCGGGGACAAGAGAATACGCAGATCGACTCAATCTACGAATGACGGCTGGTCGCAAAGTCGTCGAGTTGCGGCCTGACATCGACTGGGACAAGGGATCCGCGCTGAAGTGGATTCAGAATCGGCTGCCCCGAGAGGGCCGCTCGATCGCGATCTACATCGGGGACGACCTGACCGACGAAGACGCGTTCGACGCGTTGCGCGCCGGCGGTGTCGGAATCGCGGTGCGCCACGACGAGGATCTCGATCGACCGACCGCCGCGCGTTTCACGCTCGCCGACCCCGGGCAGGTTCGGGAGTTCCTGCACCGCGGCGCTGGATGGCTGGCGCGCCAGCACGCCGCGTCACAGGTTGCGTGGACCTACACCTTCGAGGGCTATGACCCTCAAAGCGAGAAGCTCCGGGAGGCGCTCTGCACGGTCGGCAACGGCTACTTCGCCACCCGTGGCGCCGGACCGGAATCGAAGCCTGGCCAGGTCCACTATCCGGGAACCTACGCCGCCGGGGTGTACAACCGCCTCGATGACGTGATCTCCGGACGGCGGGTCGAACACGAGAGCCTGGTGAACCTGCCCAACTGGCTGCCGCTGACCTTCCGTGTCGACGGTGGCACCTGGTTCGACGTCGACGCGGTCACGTTGCTCTCCTACCGCCAGACCCTGGATCTTCACGGAGGGGTGCTTACTCGTGCGCTACGTTTCAGCGACGAGGCCGGCCGCATCACCTCGGTTACCCAGAACCGGTTGGTGTCGATGAACCAGCCGCATATCGCCGCGCTGGAAACCAGCGTGGTCGCCGAGAACTGGTCGGGACGGATGGAGTTCCGTTCGACGCTGGACGGCGAAGTGTGCAATGGCGGAGTCGAGCGCTACAGCGGACTGGCCAGCAACCATCTCGAGTCCCTGCAGATGTCCGAGCTGACGGAGAACTCCGTCGTGATGACGGTGCGCACCCGACAGTCACAGATCCCGGTTGCGTTGGCCGCGCGTACCACCGTCTGGCAGGGCCAGAACGCGGCGACGGCGAAATACCGGCTTGTCGAGACGGAATTCGAGATCGGCCACGAAATATTCGTCGACGTCACGCAGGACCGGCCGGTGACCGTCGAGAAGGTCGTCACGCTCGTCACCGGGCGCGATGTCGCCACATCCGAGCCGGGCGCGGGGGCGGGACGCCGGTTGACGCGCCAGGGCCGGTTCGCCGAGATACGCGACGCGCACACCCTCGCCTGGACGCACATCTGGGAACGACTGTCCATCGAGATCGACGGTCATCCCGAAGAACTGCGGATACTGCGGCTGCATCTGCTGCATTTGATGCAGACCGTCTCCTCACACAGCGAAGACCTCGACATCGGCGTCCCGGCTCGGGGCCTGCACGGTGAGGCCTATCGCGGCCATGTGTTCTGGGACGAGCTGTTCATCTTCCCGGTTCTCAATCTGCGGTTCCCGACGATCACGCGAGCACTGCTGCGCTACCGCTACCGGCGACTGATCGAGGCGCGTCGCGCGGCCACGCTGGCCGGCTACGACGGAGCGATGTTCCCGTGGCAGTCGGGCAGCGACGGCCGCGAGGAAAGCCCGTCGGTACACCTGAATCCGCGCTCGGGCCGGTGGAACCCCGACGCGAGCCACCTCGCGCACCACATCGGCATCGCGGTCGCCTACAACGTGTGGCACTACTATCAGGTCACCGGCGACCTGGCGTATCTCATCGACTACGGCGCCGAGTTGCTCGTTGAAATCGCGCGATTCTGGGTCAGCAGAACGACATACGACGAGCTAAACGATCGCTATCGTATCCTCGGCGTCATCGGACCCGACGAATTCCACTCCGGATATCCCGACCGGCCGTTCACCGGTGTCGACAACAACGCCTATACCAATGTGATGGCGGTCTGGGTAATTCTGCGTGCCGTCGACGCGCTGCAAGAGATGCCGCTGCCCAACCGCCTCGATCTGCGCGAGAAGTTGGGCGTGACCGAGGACGAATTGCAGCGCTGGGATCACGTCAGCCGACGCATGTTCGTGCCGTTCCACGACGGGCTCATCAGCCAGTTCGAGGGCTACGACCAGCTGGCAGAACTGGATTGGGAGTCGTATCGGGCACGTTACGGCAATATTCAGCGCCTCGACCGGATCCTGGAGGCCGAGGGCGACGACGTGAACCGGTACCGGGCGTCCAAGCAGGCCGATGCGCTGATGCTGCTGTACCTGCTCTCTGCGGACGAACTCCGCGAACTGCTCGCCCGGCTCGCCTATAACTTTGCCCCGCAGAAGATCCCGGAGATGGTCGACTACTACATGGCCCGCAACTCACACGGCTCGACGCTCAGTACGGTCGTGCATTCCTGGGTGCTCGCCCGCGCCAACCGCGACCGGGCGATGGAGTTCTTCGGCGACGTCCTCAAATCCGATATCGACGACATCCAGGGCGGCACCACCTCCGAAGGTGTGCACCTCGCCGCGATGGCGGGCAGCGTCGACCTGGTCCAGCGGTGCTTCACCGGGCTGGAGCTGCGGGGAAACCGCATCGTGTTGTCGCCGCACTGGCCCGAGGCGATGGGTGCACTGGGCTTCCCGATCCACTACCGCGGTCACCACCTGCACGTACGGGTCAGTGGGCGCGGCGCCGAAGTCAGTGTGGGACCGCAGGAAGTACCACCGATCATCATCGAGTGCCATGGGCGCGTGCAACGACTTGAACCAGGCACCGTCATCCGGTTCCCCAACAACGACCCCGAGGCCCAGGCGGCGGTCGGGAATCCGGCGACCGGAGCGATGGAGAACGCCGTGCCCTGA
- the ppsA gene encoding phosphoenolpyruvate synthase gives MNLDGYVRDISTLRITDAEEAGGKGANMGELVAAQLPVPPGFVLLRDCYRDSMRAAGVDAELASLHRDAVTNAADTTGLSEACERMQGLVQKAGVSDTVRERILDFYHRLGRDAVVAVRSSATGEDGRDASFAGMNATFTNISGDESLVDAVLRCWMSLFSPRVVSYRASRDFTADPAMAVVVQRMINSDKAGVAFTADPSNGAEDRVVVEGAFGLGEVVVSGEVEPDTYIIAKDSLAVLDVRIGHKAFKIVRGPDGDDTVVDLDDAQADARVLDERELRSIAELAVATERHNGCPQDTEWAIEDGRAYLVQARPITTLKHTAAPSSEKHAVLARGLAAAPGTAVGKVRVLDSPDEGNRLLEGEILVAQMTNPDWLPAIRRAGALVTDTGGMTCHAAIVARELGVPCIVGARSATTDLHDGITVTVDGTHGRVLAGRVADTPAVTVADQRQPVAAAAEVTGTKIYVNMAMPDNAEAVAAQAVDGVGLLRAEFMLTEALSGRHPRDLIARGEQDTLVEKMVDSVGRIATAFAPRPVVYRATDFRSNEFRGLIGGETYEPVEHNPMIGYRGCYRYVKEPDLFALELQALARVREQSPNLHLMIPFVRTRWELEECLSLVDASPLGRQRGLHRWVMAEVPSVVHWLPEYIGMGIDGVSIGSNDLTQLMLGVDRDSDICAELFDESDPAVLDAIGRIVGTARRLGITSSLCGQAPSTKPAFAEHLVRMGITSVSVNPDAAPAARRTVAAAERRLMLESTLAAHNG, from the coding sequence ATGAACCTTGACGGCTACGTCCGCGACATCTCGACCCTGCGAATCACCGACGCCGAGGAGGCCGGCGGCAAGGGCGCGAACATGGGTGAACTGGTGGCCGCGCAGTTGCCGGTCCCACCCGGCTTCGTGCTGCTGCGCGACTGCTACCGCGACTCGATGCGCGCCGCCGGTGTCGATGCCGAACTCGCGTCGCTGCACCGTGATGCGGTGACCAACGCCGCCGACACCACAGGGCTGTCCGAGGCCTGCGAGCGGATGCAGGGTCTAGTACAGAAGGCGGGGGTCTCCGACACGGTCCGCGAGCGAATCCTCGACTTCTACCACCGGCTGGGGCGCGACGCCGTGGTGGCTGTCCGGTCCTCGGCGACCGGTGAGGACGGTCGGGACGCCTCCTTCGCCGGAATGAACGCGACGTTCACGAACATCAGCGGCGACGAGTCGCTCGTCGACGCGGTGCTGCGATGCTGGATGTCGTTGTTCAGCCCGCGCGTCGTCAGCTATCGGGCAAGCCGGGACTTCACCGCCGATCCCGCGATGGCGGTCGTCGTCCAACGGATGATCAACTCCGATAAGGCGGGCGTGGCATTCACCGCGGACCCGAGCAACGGCGCCGAGGACCGCGTGGTCGTCGAGGGCGCGTTCGGTCTGGGCGAGGTGGTGGTGTCGGGCGAGGTCGAGCCCGACACCTACATCATCGCCAAGGACAGCCTCGCGGTGCTCGATGTGCGCATCGGCCACAAGGCTTTCAAGATCGTGCGCGGCCCCGACGGTGACGACACGGTGGTCGACCTCGACGACGCACAGGCCGATGCGCGGGTGCTCGACGAGCGCGAGCTACGCAGCATCGCCGAGCTGGCCGTCGCCACCGAGCGACACAACGGCTGCCCGCAGGACACCGAATGGGCGATCGAGGACGGTCGCGCGTATCTGGTGCAGGCGCGGCCCATCACCACGTTGAAGCACACCGCGGCGCCGTCGTCGGAAAAGCACGCCGTGCTGGCGCGCGGTCTGGCCGCGGCGCCCGGCACCGCGGTCGGCAAGGTGCGGGTGCTCGACAGTCCCGACGAAGGAAACCGACTGCTCGAGGGCGAGATCCTCGTCGCGCAGATGACCAACCCTGACTGGTTGCCCGCCATCCGACGGGCGGGCGCACTGGTGACCGACACCGGCGGCATGACGTGTCACGCCGCCATCGTCGCCAGGGAACTGGGCGTACCGTGCATCGTTGGAGCCCGCAGCGCCACAACGGATCTGCATGACGGAATCACGGTCACCGTCGACGGGACGCATGGGCGGGTGCTCGCCGGGCGCGTCGCGGACACCCCCGCGGTGACAGTTGCCGACCAGCGCCAACCGGTGGCCGCAGCGGCCGAGGTGACCGGCACGAAGATCTACGTCAACATGGCGATGCCCGACAACGCCGAAGCCGTCGCGGCCCAGGCCGTCGACGGTGTCGGGCTGCTGCGTGCCGAGTTCATGCTCACCGAGGCGCTCAGCGGACGCCATCCGCGCGACCTCATCGCCCGCGGGGAACAGGACACCCTGGTGGAGAAGATGGTTGACTCGGTGGGCCGGATCGCCACCGCATTCGCGCCTCGCCCGGTCGTCTACCGCGCAACGGACTTCCGCAGCAACGAGTTTCGTGGCCTGATCGGAGGAGAGACCTACGAGCCGGTCGAACACAACCCGATGATCGGCTACCGCGGCTGCTACCGCTACGTCAAGGAACCCGATCTGTTCGCCCTCGAACTGCAGGCGCTGGCGCGGGTGCGCGAACAGTCACCGAACCTGCACCTGATGATCCCCTTCGTGCGCACTCGCTGGGAACTCGAGGAGTGTCTGTCACTGGTCGACGCGAGCCCGCTGGGCCGGCAGCGGGGGCTGCACCGCTGGGTGATGGCCGAGGTGCCGTCGGTGGTGCACTGGCTTCCGGAGTACATCGGGATGGGCATCGACGGTGTGTCCATCGGCAGCAACGACCTCACCCAGTTGATGCTCGGCGTAGACCGGGACTCCGACATCTGCGCCGAACTGTTCGACGAGTCCGACCCTGCCGTGCTCGACGCCATCGGGCGAATCGTGGGCACCGCACGGCGATTGGGGATCACCTCGTCGCTGTGTGGGCAGGCGCCTTCGACCAAGCCGGCGTTCGCCGAGCACCTGGTCCGGATGGGCATCACCTCGGTGTCGGTCAACCCCGATGCCGCTCCCGCGGCCCGCCGCACGGTGGCCGCCGCCGAACG